The following proteins are encoded in a genomic region of Chelmon rostratus isolate fCheRos1 chromosome 3, fCheRos1.pri, whole genome shotgun sequence:
- the tsc2 gene encoding tuberin isoform X3, producing MNKQPSKESLKDKVKGIFGLGPPRPPSKQSETKPSEFIITTDIIKELHPDCGLSNRVRMMNHVCDLAKTKKFEEHAVEAVWKAVEDMLSPEQPPEARHAVLQLLRAIIQGQGERLGPLRAYFFKVIRDYQPCNEDLSDRLEVFKALTENGKDITYLEEDIARFVLLWMDIGLTSDFLHVLVNLVKFNSCYLDQNVSVMVQKICLLCNRTTSSTDIEVALQVLDAVVCYNCLPSDSLTVFIITLCRTVNVKEFCESCWKLMRKVLGTHLGHSAIYTMCRIMEERVYMEDAPLLRGAVFFVGMALWGAHRLPALKNTPTLVLPSFYKAMSSANEVVSYEIVLSITRLIKKYGKELQVVTWDILLGIIERLLQQIQTIGSAELKAIVYELLTTVEELYEQNGYHGSTEKFFSLVEKCADKRPDASVLTLISYRAQSIQPAKDGWIQSLHRLMEKFFRNETRSVIRIKVLHILSFVLSTNRQLYEDELIEMVVIPQLSGIAEDRDLAVRKQATQLLVDLAEGCNTHHFTSLLDIIERVASRSLVCSGPLEVSERDPTAESPMEDVRTAILGLLEILQSKLYSLPASHASRVYELLISHLQLHYKNKYCSAIASSIRLQVFDFFLMMRADSLHRLGVPNKDRAMRFSPYCYCDTGEPEKRVSEKKPAGSTSPPAGSPAPPTAPSASTASIRSAYLPYAPAFTVLLQCLKMETDWKVLKLVLDKLPWTLQYKVLLLTSPCSLDQLCSTLCCMVTDRLISERLKKTPEGFSRTDVQLAVVPVLTAITSYHNYLEQSRQRELVQCLETGLIYRCAKQCVVALTMCTVEMPDIMIKLLPALIVKLTHISATVAMASPMLEFLSTLVRLPHLYANFVAEQYVSVFAISLPYTNPSKFNQYIVSLAHHVIAMWFIRCRLPFRKDFVQYITKGLRSNALLPFDDGHEQSSFRARSTSLNERPKSLRAAKVAKAAAAVANSSSSPVKELRDLSAMDAFRSRSISVSEHAVRRMHTSTTTCSLGSADENAVTQADEGLKTVHLELTETCLDMMARYVFSNFSALPKRSPIAEFLLAGGRSMTWLVGNKLVTITTSGGVRTQALLGLDMAERLGGGGEMTRSDPSLHTRITKEAPAKLESQSSQQHNRATRIRVRSMSGGHALRAGPAQSLSPLVSPSEGELAAPLSPPTGSTLDGLGPPSSTSATPSAPLPLKDNPSLAEFVPMLTQGWAEIFIRRPSGNTSWLMCLENPPSPFSSELGNMPLQELSSVLMAMEGVKEPPTQTASAPASTAAPAPTPISEPLTQTHSSIGGKANLIQRSNTVGGSLWCLGSGSAPPGPPAPGRLHRSISWADSVVVLEEGSGVSTAHTPSDWLESEEFEPMPSDPIFMSADKITKTPPPGVLSRSSSTSSQDDEKSTLEEVSEGAIPIDQPTLGPSTPGSQGPELPFQTHTQSQGHGLNKSSSSPELQTLPEAFSKAAMESETAAGDISWSRAPSEGKTQPQQPHCEKEKVEGSTGGDINGLGSQSQGGENPGVVSSQSGGARMRLEFPAAPAQPGPISPSGGHRPRGHTISVSAPSSRRERRTERDSYHSRPGPSNTEKISGLSPSFVFLQLYHSPFFGNEANKPLLLPKTQVIDRAVKVLDQMPPYDTHKIGVVFVGAGQVSNEVAILSNEYGSNRYAGFLTGLGKLIHLKDCDPDQIFLGGLDQYGDDGEFTYCWHDDIMQAIFHIATLMPNRESDKGCCNKKRHIGNDFVMVVYNDSGEEYKLGTIKGQFNFVEVVIKPLDYECNLVTLQCRKDLEGLVDTTVAKIVSDRNLPLLVRQMALHANMASLVHQYRANPSDAYASKWLARLRHIKRIRTRAQEDIQSRSTPGISLTQGHTQQNKSFQQSTPAANPEASGQRKRLVSTVDDFTDFV from the exons CACGTTTTGTCCTCCTGTGGATGGACATAGGTCTCACGTCAGACTTTCTCCATGTTCTCGTAAATCTGGTGAAGTTCAACAGCTGCTACCTGGACCAAAATGTCTCCGTCATGGTCCA GAAAATCTGTCTCCTGTGCAATAGAACAACATCTTCAACAGATATTGAG GTGGCACTACAAGTACTAGATGCAGTGGTGTGTTACAACTGCCTGCCCTCAGActctctcactgtcttcatcatcacaCTCTGTCGTACTGTCAACGTCAAGGAGTTTTGTGAATCCTGCTGGAAg TTGATGAGGAAGGTGCTGGGGACTCACCTGGGCCACAGTGCCATTTACACTATGTGCCGCATAATGGAGGAGAG GGTGTACATGGAGGATGCACCATTGTTGAGGGGAGCTGTATTCTTTGTTGGAATGGCACTATGGGGTGCACACAGACTCCCCGCCCTCAAAAACACACCTACACTTGTTCTGCCATCCTTCTACaag GCCATGTCTAGTGCCAATGAGGTGGTGTCCTATGAAATCGTCCTCTCCATCACCAGACTGATCAAGAAGTACGgcaaagagctgcaggtggTCACCTGGGACATCCTGCTGGGAATCATAGAGCGcctgctgcagcagatccag ACAATAGGCAGTGCAGAGCTGAAGGCCATTGTCTATGAGCTGTTGACCACAGTGGAGGAGCTGTATGAGCAGAACGGTTACCATGGCTCCACAGAGAAGTTCTTCAGTCTGGTGGAGAAATGTGCTGACAAAAGACCC GACGCATCAGTGCTGACCCTCATCTCGTACAGGGCCCAGTCTATCCAGCCAGCCAAGGACGGCTGGATTCAGAGCCTTCACCGCCTCATGGAGAAATTCTTCAG GAACGAGACTCGCAGTGTGATAAGgatcaaagtgcttcacatccTGTCCTTCGTTCTCAGTACCAACCGACAGCTCTACGAG GATGAGTTGATTGAAATGGTGGTGATCCCTCAACTCAGTGGGATAGCTGAAGACCGGGACCTGGCCGTCAGAAAACAGGCCACCCAGCTGTTGGTAGACCTTGCTGAAGGCTGCAACACACACCACTTCACCAGCCTGCTGGACATCATTGAGCGg gTGGCCAGCCGTTCTCTGGTGTGTTCAGGGCCCCTGGAGGTTTCTGAGAGAGACCCCACAGCAGAGTCTCCTATGGAGGACGTCAGGACTGCTATACTGGGTCTGCTGGAAATCCTGCAG AGCAAGCTTTACAGCCTACCAGCCAGTCATGCTAGTCGTGTGTATGAGTTGCTTATCAGCCACCTGCAGCTTCACTACAAGAACAAGTACTGCTCAGCAATTGCTTCAAGTATCAGACTACAG GTGTTTGACTTCTTCCTAATGATGCGAGCGGACTCTCTTCACCGTCTCGGAGTTCCCAACAAAGACAGGGCCATGAGGTTCAGCCCATACTGCTACTGTGACACAGG GGAGCCAGAGAAACGTGTGAGTGAAAAGAAGCCAGCGGGTTCAACATCTCCTCCAGCTGGCAGCCCCGCTCCCCCCACTGCTCCTTCTGCATCAACAGCCTCAATACGCTCAGCCTACCTGCCCTATGCACCTGCCTTCACTGTCCTCCTGCAGTGCCTCAagatg GAAACAGATTGGAAGGTGCTGAAGCTGGTTCTCGACAAGCTGCCGTGGACGCTGCAGTACAAAGTGTTGCTGCTCACGTCGCCGTGCAGCTTGGACCAGCTCTGCTCGACGCTCTGCTGCATG GTGACGGATCGGCTGATCTCGGAGCGCTTGAAGAAGACTCCAGAGGGGTTTTCTCGCACTGATGTTCAGCTGGCGGTGGTTCCTGTCCTCACAGCGATCACCTCCTACCACAACTACCTGGAGCAGTCGAGACAG AGAGAGCTGGTTCAGTGCCTCGAGACCGGCCTCATTTACCGCTGTGCCAAGCAGTGTGTGGTGGCTCTTACAATGTGCACGGTGGAGATGCCTGACATCATGATCAAGCTCCTCCCCGCTCTTATCGTCAAGCTCACCCACATATCTGCAACCGTTGCCATGGCATCCCCTATGCTTGAGTTCCTCTCCA CTCTGGTGAGACTGCCCCATCTGTATGCCAACTTTGTAGCTGAacagtatgtcagtgtgtttgccaTCTCTCTACCCTACACTAACCCTTCCAA GTTCAACCAGTACATCGTGTCTCTGGCTCACCATGTAATCGCCATGTGGTTCATACGCTGCAGACTCCCCTTCCGCAAGGACTTTGTTCAGTACATCACAAAG GGTTTGCGTTCCAATGCCCTGCTGCCATTCGACGACGGTCATGAGCAAAGCTCATTTCGTGCCCGAAGCACCAGCCTCAATGAAAGGCCCAAGAG TCTACGGGCAGCGAAAGTGGcgaaggcagcagcagcggtaGCCAATAGCAGCAGCTCTCCAGTTAAAGAGCTGAGGGACCTGTCAGCCATGGACGCGTTCCGCTCCCGCAGCATCAGCGTCTCCGAACACGCGGTCCGCAG GATGCACACCTCAACCACTACCTGCAGTCTGGGCTCCGCTGATGAGAACGCGGTGACTCAGGCAGACGAGGGCCTGAAGACCGTCCACCTGGAGCTGACGGAGACCTGTCTGGACATGATGGCACGATATGTCTTTTCCAACTTCTCTGCACTGCCTAAGAG ATCTCCCATCGCAGAGTTCCTTTTGGCAGGGGGTCGTAGTATGACCTGGCTGGTGGGCAACAAGCTGGTGACCATAACAACAAGTGGAGGGGTCAGAACGCAGGCGCTTCTGGGCCTGGACATGGCTGAAcggctgggaggaggaggggaaatgACGAG GTCAGATCCATCACTACATACCCGAATTACCAAAGAGGCTCCGGCCAAGCTGGAGTCACAGTCAAGCCAGCAGCACAACAGAGCCACACGCATACGAGTCCGCTCCATGTCAG GTGGCCACGCTCTACGTGCTGGTCCTGCCCAGAGTCTCAGTCCTCTGGTGTCCCCCTCTGAGGGCGAGTTAGCTGCTCCGCTGTCTCCCCCCACTGGTTCAACCCTGGATGGTCTGGGTCCTCCATCCTCCACGTCTGCCACCCCGTCTGCCCCCTTGCCTCTCAAAGACAACCCCAGCCTGGCTGAGTTTGTGCCCATGCTCACACAGGGCTGGGCTGAGATCTTCATACGGAGACCTTCTG GCAACACGAGCTGGCTGATGTGTCTGGAGAACCCCCCCAGTCCCTTCTCCTCGGAGCTCGGCAACATGCCGCTGCAGGAGCTCTCCAGTGTCCTCATGGCCATGGAGGGAGTGAAGGAGCCGCCTACCCAGACAGCCAGCGCTCCCGCCAGCACTGCCGCTCCTGCGCCGACCCCCATATCCGAGCCCCTGacccaaacacacagcagcattgGAGGGAAGGCAAACCTGATCCAGCGTTCCAATACTG TGGGCGGCTCTCTCTGGTGTCTGGGTTCGGGCTCTGCCCCCCCAGGCCCTCCAGCTCCTGGCAGGTTGCACAGGAGCATTTCCTGGGCAG ACTCTGTTGTGGTGCTGGAGGAAGGGTCAGGGGTGTCCACAGCACACAcgccatctgattggctggagagTGAAGAGTTTGAGCCAATGCCCTCGGATCCCATCTTCATGTCTGCGGACAAGATCACAAAAACCCCGCCTCCTGGAGTGCTCAGCAGG TCCTCCTCCACTTCTAGTCAAGATGATGAAAAGTCGACGCTGGAGGAAGTGAGCGAAGGAGCGATTCCCATCGATCAGCCCACTCTGGGACCCTCCACCCCAGGCAGCCAAGGGCCCGAGCTTCCCTTCCAGACCCACACTCAGTCCCAAGGTCACGGACTGAACAAGTCCAGCTCCTCTCCCGAGCTCCAAACCTTACCTGAAGCCTTCTCCAAGGCCGCAATGGAGTCAGAGACGGCGGCAGGAGACATATCGTGGTCCAGAGCACCTTCAGAGGGCAAGACTCAGCCCCAGCAGCCTCATTGTGAGAAAGAGAAGGTGGAGGGAAGCACAGGAGGGGACATTAATGGCCTCGGATCTCAGAGTCAAGGGGGTGAAAATCCTGGTGTAGTGTCATCTCAAAGTGGAGGAGCAAGGATGAGGTTGGAGTTTCCAGCAGCACCGGCGCAACCTGGACCGATCTCCCCCAGCGGAGGCCACCGACCCCGCGGTCACACCATCTCAGTATCTGCCCCCTCCTCcaggagggaaaggagaacagagagggaCTCGTACCACAGTCGACCCGGACccagcaacacagagaaaatCTCTGGACTGAGCCCCAG CTTTGTCTTCCTCCAGCTCTACCACTCTCctttttttggaaatgaagcCAACAAGCCACTGCTTCTGCCCAAAACGCAG GTGATTGACCGTGCTGTGAAGGTTCTGGACCAGATGCCTCCTTATGATACCCATAAGATCGGAGTGGTGTTTGTAGGAGCTGGTCAG GTTAGCAATGAGGTTGCCATCCTTTCAAATGAATACGGTTCTAACCGCTACGCTGGCTTCCTAACTGGCCTGGGCAAACTAATTCATCTGAAAGACTGCGACCCTGACCAGATCTTCCTCGGAGGGCTGGACCAGTATGGTGATGACGGAGAGTTTACTTACTGCTGGCACGATGACATCATGCAgg ctaTTTTCCACATAGCCACGCTGATGCCCAACAGGGAGAGCGACAAGGGCTGCTGCAACAAAAAGCGTCACATCGGGAATGATTTTGTCATGGTGGTGTACAATGACTCTGGAGAGGAGTACAAACTGGGGACTATCAag GGCCAGTTTAACTTTGTGGAAGTCGTTATAAAACCGCTGGATTACGAGTGCAACCTGGTCACCCTCCAGTGCCGCAAAG ATCTAGAGGGGTTAGTAGACACAACGGTGGCAAAAATCGTTTCAGACCGCAACCTTCCACTGTTAGTCAGACAGATGGCTCTGCATGCAAAT ATGGCATCCTTGGTGCACCAGTACAGAGCCAACCCCTCTGATGCTTATGCCTCTAAGTGGTTAGCCAGGTTACGACACATTAAGAGGATCAGGACCAGG GCCCAGGAAGACATTCAGTCTCGCTCGACCCCCGGCATCTCTCTGACCCAAGGACACACCCAGCAGAACAAGTCGTTTCAGCAGAGCACTCCAGCAGCAAACCCAGAGGCCTCCGGGCAGAGGAAAAGACTTGTATCAACAGTGGATGATTTCACTGATTTTGTTTGA
- the tsc2 gene encoding tuberin isoform X1, which yields MNKQPSKESLKDKVKGIFGLGPPRPPSKQSETKPSEFIITTDIIKELHPDCGLSNRVRMMNHVCDLAKTKKFEEHAVEAVWKAVEDMLSPEQPPEARHAVLQLLRAIIQGQGERLGPLRAYFFKVIRDYQPCNEDLSDRLEVFKALTENGKDITYLEEDIARFVLLWMDIGLTSDFLHVLVNLVKFNSCYLDQNVSVMVQKICLLCNRTTSSTDIEVALQVLDAVVCYNCLPSDSLTVFIITLCRTVNVKEFCESCWKLMRKVLGTHLGHSAIYTMCRIMEERVYMEDAPLLRGAVFFVGMALWGAHRLPALKNTPTLVLPSFYKAMSSANEVVSYEIVLSITRLIKKYGKELQVVTWDILLGIIERLLQQIQTIGSAELKAIVYELLTTVEELYEQNGYHGSTEKFFSLVEKCADKRPDASVLTLISYRAQSIQPAKDGWIQSLHRLMEKFFRNETRSVIRIKVLHILSFVLSTNRQLYEDELIEMVVIPQLSGIAEDRDLAVRKQATQLLVDLAEGCNTHHFTSLLDIIERVASRSLVCSGPLEVSERDPTAESPMEDVRTAILGLLEILQSKLYSLPASHASRVYELLISHLQLHYKNKYCSAIASSIRLQVFDFFLMMRADSLHRLGVPNKDRAMRFSPYCYCDTGEPEKRVSEKKPAGSTSPPAGSPAPPTAPSASTASIRSAYLPYAPAFTVLLQCLKMETDWKVLKLVLDKLPWTLQYKVLLLTSPCSLDQLCSTLCCMVTDRLISERLKKTPEGFSRTDVQLAVVPVLTAITSYHNYLEQSRQRELVQCLETGLIYRCAKQCVVALTMCTVEMPDIMIKLLPALIVKLTHISATVAMASPMLEFLSTLVRLPHLYANFVAEQYVSVFAISLPYTNPSKFNQYIVSLAHHVIAMWFIRCRLPFRKDFVQYITKGLRSNALLPFDDGHEQSSFRARSTSLNERPKSLRAAKVAKAAAAVANSSSSPVKELRDLSAMDAFRSRSISVSEHAVRRMHTSTTTCSLGSADENAVTQADEGLKTVHLELTETCLDMMARYVFSNFSALPKRSPIAEFLLAGGRSMTWLVGNKLVTITTSGGVRTQALLGLDMAERLGGGGEMTRSDPSLHTRITKEAPAKLESQSSQQHNRATRIRVRSMSGGHALRAGPAQSLSPLVSPSEGELAAPLSPPTGSTLDGLGPPSSTSATPSAPLPLKDNPSLAEFVPMLTQGWAEIFIRRPSGNTSWLMCLENPPSPFSSELGNMPLQELSSVLMAMEGVKEPPTQTASAPASTAAPAPTPISEPLTQTHSSIGGKANLIQRSNTDSVVVLEEGSGVSTAHTPSDWLESEEFEPMPSDPIFMSADKITKTPPPGVLSRSSSTSSQDDEKSTLEEVSEGAIPIDQPTLGPSTPGSQGPELPFQTHTQSQGHGLNKSSSSPELQTLPEAFSKAAMESETAAGDISWSRAPSEGKTQPQQPHCEKEKVEGSTGGDINGLGSQSQGGENPGVVSSQSGGARMRLEFPAAPAQPGPISPSGGHRPRGHTISVSAPSSRRERRTERDSYHSRPGPSNTEKISGLSPSFVFLQLYHSPFFGNEANKPLLLPKTQVIDRAVKVLDQMPPYDTHKIGVVFVGAGQVSNEVAILSNEYGSNRYAGFLTGLGKLIHLKDCDPDQIFLGGLDQYGDDGEFTYCWHDDIMQAIFHIATLMPNRESDKGCCNKKRHIGNDFVMVVYNDSGEEYKLGTIKGQFNFVEVVIKPLDYECNLVTLQCRKDLEGLVDTTVAKIVSDRNLPLLVRQMALHANMASLVHQYRANPSDAYASKWLARLRHIKRIRTRAQEDIQSRSTPGISLTQGHTQQNKSFQQSTPAANPEASGQRKRLVSTVDDFTDFV from the exons CACGTTTTGTCCTCCTGTGGATGGACATAGGTCTCACGTCAGACTTTCTCCATGTTCTCGTAAATCTGGTGAAGTTCAACAGCTGCTACCTGGACCAAAATGTCTCCGTCATGGTCCA GAAAATCTGTCTCCTGTGCAATAGAACAACATCTTCAACAGATATTGAG GTGGCACTACAAGTACTAGATGCAGTGGTGTGTTACAACTGCCTGCCCTCAGActctctcactgtcttcatcatcacaCTCTGTCGTACTGTCAACGTCAAGGAGTTTTGTGAATCCTGCTGGAAg TTGATGAGGAAGGTGCTGGGGACTCACCTGGGCCACAGTGCCATTTACACTATGTGCCGCATAATGGAGGAGAG GGTGTACATGGAGGATGCACCATTGTTGAGGGGAGCTGTATTCTTTGTTGGAATGGCACTATGGGGTGCACACAGACTCCCCGCCCTCAAAAACACACCTACACTTGTTCTGCCATCCTTCTACaag GCCATGTCTAGTGCCAATGAGGTGGTGTCCTATGAAATCGTCCTCTCCATCACCAGACTGATCAAGAAGTACGgcaaagagctgcaggtggTCACCTGGGACATCCTGCTGGGAATCATAGAGCGcctgctgcagcagatccag ACAATAGGCAGTGCAGAGCTGAAGGCCATTGTCTATGAGCTGTTGACCACAGTGGAGGAGCTGTATGAGCAGAACGGTTACCATGGCTCCACAGAGAAGTTCTTCAGTCTGGTGGAGAAATGTGCTGACAAAAGACCC GACGCATCAGTGCTGACCCTCATCTCGTACAGGGCCCAGTCTATCCAGCCAGCCAAGGACGGCTGGATTCAGAGCCTTCACCGCCTCATGGAGAAATTCTTCAG GAACGAGACTCGCAGTGTGATAAGgatcaaagtgcttcacatccTGTCCTTCGTTCTCAGTACCAACCGACAGCTCTACGAG GATGAGTTGATTGAAATGGTGGTGATCCCTCAACTCAGTGGGATAGCTGAAGACCGGGACCTGGCCGTCAGAAAACAGGCCACCCAGCTGTTGGTAGACCTTGCTGAAGGCTGCAACACACACCACTTCACCAGCCTGCTGGACATCATTGAGCGg gTGGCCAGCCGTTCTCTGGTGTGTTCAGGGCCCCTGGAGGTTTCTGAGAGAGACCCCACAGCAGAGTCTCCTATGGAGGACGTCAGGACTGCTATACTGGGTCTGCTGGAAATCCTGCAG AGCAAGCTTTACAGCCTACCAGCCAGTCATGCTAGTCGTGTGTATGAGTTGCTTATCAGCCACCTGCAGCTTCACTACAAGAACAAGTACTGCTCAGCAATTGCTTCAAGTATCAGACTACAG GTGTTTGACTTCTTCCTAATGATGCGAGCGGACTCTCTTCACCGTCTCGGAGTTCCCAACAAAGACAGGGCCATGAGGTTCAGCCCATACTGCTACTGTGACACAGG GGAGCCAGAGAAACGTGTGAGTGAAAAGAAGCCAGCGGGTTCAACATCTCCTCCAGCTGGCAGCCCCGCTCCCCCCACTGCTCCTTCTGCATCAACAGCCTCAATACGCTCAGCCTACCTGCCCTATGCACCTGCCTTCACTGTCCTCCTGCAGTGCCTCAagatg GAAACAGATTGGAAGGTGCTGAAGCTGGTTCTCGACAAGCTGCCGTGGACGCTGCAGTACAAAGTGTTGCTGCTCACGTCGCCGTGCAGCTTGGACCAGCTCTGCTCGACGCTCTGCTGCATG GTGACGGATCGGCTGATCTCGGAGCGCTTGAAGAAGACTCCAGAGGGGTTTTCTCGCACTGATGTTCAGCTGGCGGTGGTTCCTGTCCTCACAGCGATCACCTCCTACCACAACTACCTGGAGCAGTCGAGACAG AGAGAGCTGGTTCAGTGCCTCGAGACCGGCCTCATTTACCGCTGTGCCAAGCAGTGTGTGGTGGCTCTTACAATGTGCACGGTGGAGATGCCTGACATCATGATCAAGCTCCTCCCCGCTCTTATCGTCAAGCTCACCCACATATCTGCAACCGTTGCCATGGCATCCCCTATGCTTGAGTTCCTCTCCA CTCTGGTGAGACTGCCCCATCTGTATGCCAACTTTGTAGCTGAacagtatgtcagtgtgtttgccaTCTCTCTACCCTACACTAACCCTTCCAA GTTCAACCAGTACATCGTGTCTCTGGCTCACCATGTAATCGCCATGTGGTTCATACGCTGCAGACTCCCCTTCCGCAAGGACTTTGTTCAGTACATCACAAAG GGTTTGCGTTCCAATGCCCTGCTGCCATTCGACGACGGTCATGAGCAAAGCTCATTTCGTGCCCGAAGCACCAGCCTCAATGAAAGGCCCAAGAG TCTACGGGCAGCGAAAGTGGcgaaggcagcagcagcggtaGCCAATAGCAGCAGCTCTCCAGTTAAAGAGCTGAGGGACCTGTCAGCCATGGACGCGTTCCGCTCCCGCAGCATCAGCGTCTCCGAACACGCGGTCCGCAG GATGCACACCTCAACCACTACCTGCAGTCTGGGCTCCGCTGATGAGAACGCGGTGACTCAGGCAGACGAGGGCCTGAAGACCGTCCACCTGGAGCTGACGGAGACCTGTCTGGACATGATGGCACGATATGTCTTTTCCAACTTCTCTGCACTGCCTAAGAG ATCTCCCATCGCAGAGTTCCTTTTGGCAGGGGGTCGTAGTATGACCTGGCTGGTGGGCAACAAGCTGGTGACCATAACAACAAGTGGAGGGGTCAGAACGCAGGCGCTTCTGGGCCTGGACATGGCTGAAcggctgggaggaggaggggaaatgACGAG GTCAGATCCATCACTACATACCCGAATTACCAAAGAGGCTCCGGCCAAGCTGGAGTCACAGTCAAGCCAGCAGCACAACAGAGCCACACGCATACGAGTCCGCTCCATGTCAG GTGGCCACGCTCTACGTGCTGGTCCTGCCCAGAGTCTCAGTCCTCTGGTGTCCCCCTCTGAGGGCGAGTTAGCTGCTCCGCTGTCTCCCCCCACTGGTTCAACCCTGGATGGTCTGGGTCCTCCATCCTCCACGTCTGCCACCCCGTCTGCCCCCTTGCCTCTCAAAGACAACCCCAGCCTGGCTGAGTTTGTGCCCATGCTCACACAGGGCTGGGCTGAGATCTTCATACGGAGACCTTCTG GCAACACGAGCTGGCTGATGTGTCTGGAGAACCCCCCCAGTCCCTTCTCCTCGGAGCTCGGCAACATGCCGCTGCAGGAGCTCTCCAGTGTCCTCATGGCCATGGAGGGAGTGAAGGAGCCGCCTACCCAGACAGCCAGCGCTCCCGCCAGCACTGCCGCTCCTGCGCCGACCCCCATATCCGAGCCCCTGacccaaacacacagcagcattgGAGGGAAGGCAAACCTGATCCAGCGTTCCAATACTG ACTCTGTTGTGGTGCTGGAGGAAGGGTCAGGGGTGTCCACAGCACACAcgccatctgattggctggagagTGAAGAGTTTGAGCCAATGCCCTCGGATCCCATCTTCATGTCTGCGGACAAGATCACAAAAACCCCGCCTCCTGGAGTGCTCAGCAGG TCCTCCTCCACTTCTAGTCAAGATGATGAAAAGTCGACGCTGGAGGAAGTGAGCGAAGGAGCGATTCCCATCGATCAGCCCACTCTGGGACCCTCCACCCCAGGCAGCCAAGGGCCCGAGCTTCCCTTCCAGACCCACACTCAGTCCCAAGGTCACGGACTGAACAAGTCCAGCTCCTCTCCCGAGCTCCAAACCTTACCTGAAGCCTTCTCCAAGGCCGCAATGGAGTCAGAGACGGCGGCAGGAGACATATCGTGGTCCAGAGCACCTTCAGAGGGCAAGACTCAGCCCCAGCAGCCTCATTGTGAGAAAGAGAAGGTGGAGGGAAGCACAGGAGGGGACATTAATGGCCTCGGATCTCAGAGTCAAGGGGGTGAAAATCCTGGTGTAGTGTCATCTCAAAGTGGAGGAGCAAGGATGAGGTTGGAGTTTCCAGCAGCACCGGCGCAACCTGGACCGATCTCCCCCAGCGGAGGCCACCGACCCCGCGGTCACACCATCTCAGTATCTGCCCCCTCCTCcaggagggaaaggagaacagagagggaCTCGTACCACAGTCGACCCGGACccagcaacacagagaaaatCTCTGGACTGAGCCCCAG CTTTGTCTTCCTCCAGCTCTACCACTCTCctttttttggaaatgaagcCAACAAGCCACTGCTTCTGCCCAAAACGCAG GTGATTGACCGTGCTGTGAAGGTTCTGGACCAGATGCCTCCTTATGATACCCATAAGATCGGAGTGGTGTTTGTAGGAGCTGGTCAG GTTAGCAATGAGGTTGCCATCCTTTCAAATGAATACGGTTCTAACCGCTACGCTGGCTTCCTAACTGGCCTGGGCAAACTAATTCATCTGAAAGACTGCGACCCTGACCAGATCTTCCTCGGAGGGCTGGACCAGTATGGTGATGACGGAGAGTTTACTTACTGCTGGCACGATGACATCATGCAgg ctaTTTTCCACATAGCCACGCTGATGCCCAACAGGGAGAGCGACAAGGGCTGCTGCAACAAAAAGCGTCACATCGGGAATGATTTTGTCATGGTGGTGTACAATGACTCTGGAGAGGAGTACAAACTGGGGACTATCAag GGCCAGTTTAACTTTGTGGAAGTCGTTATAAAACCGCTGGATTACGAGTGCAACCTGGTCACCCTCCAGTGCCGCAAAG ATCTAGAGGGGTTAGTAGACACAACGGTGGCAAAAATCGTTTCAGACCGCAACCTTCCACTGTTAGTCAGACAGATGGCTCTGCATGCAAAT ATGGCATCCTTGGTGCACCAGTACAGAGCCAACCCCTCTGATGCTTATGCCTCTAAGTGGTTAGCCAGGTTACGACACATTAAGAGGATCAGGACCAGG GCCCAGGAAGACATTCAGTCTCGCTCGACCCCCGGCATCTCTCTGACCCAAGGACACACCCAGCAGAACAAGTCGTTTCAGCAGAGCACTCCAGCAGCAAACCCAGAGGCCTCCGGGCAGAGGAAAAGACTTGTATCAACAGTGGATGATTTCACTGATTTTGTTTGA